A single genomic interval of Psychroserpens sp. NJDZ02 harbors:
- a CDS encoding YARHG domain-containing protein, with amino-acid sequence MKQKLLILLLLFITIASNAQKLENCSECSSIKYSESNIITNELFELKLLRNEIFARHNFSFKNERLEEYFFNYDWYKPDYKNPVTQVNLNAIEQFNVTLFKRKEEEIKRNRELLLTELGKLKIAIKENDNSFISDFTNGVIKNDNKSLLKKINSILELIDIENINWHKGQAKYEILIDNGFSISSQGIYIKGNSITIMSTDPMTHSDLMKNDAAFKYPSDYYSEFENSSGVEIIFKNGKLIVVSLIFAG; translated from the coding sequence ATGAAACAAAAACTATTAATACTCTTATTACTATTTATAACTATAGCTTCTAATGCTCAAAAGTTAGAGAATTGTTCAGAATGCTCTTCTATCAAATATTCTGAATCAAACATAATAACTAATGAATTGTTTGAACTTAAATTATTGAGAAATGAAATTTTTGCAAGACATAATTTCTCTTTTAAAAACGAAAGGTTAGAAGAATATTTCTTTAACTATGATTGGTATAAACCTGATTATAAAAATCCAGTAACACAAGTAAATTTAAACGCCATAGAACAATTTAATGTTACACTTTTTAAGAGGAAAGAAGAAGAAATAAAAAGAAACAGAGAATTACTACTTACTGAACTAGGAAAATTAAAAATTGCAATAAAAGAAAACGACAACTCTTTTATTAGTGATTTTACAAACGGTGTTATAAAAAATGACAACAAATCTTTACTAAAAAAAATAAACTCTATTCTTGAATTAATCGATATAGAGAATATAAATTGGCACAAAGGTCAAGCTAAATATGAAATATTGATTGATAATGGATTTTCAATTTCTTCTCAAGGGATATATATCAAGGGAAATTCAATAACCATAATGAGCACAGACCCTATGACGCACTCTGATTTAATGAAAAATGATGCTGCTTTTAAATATCCAAGTGACTATTATTCTGAGTTTGAAAACTCAAGTGGAGTTGAAATTATATTTAAAAATGGTAAGTTAATTGTAGTAAGTCTGATTTTTGCGGGATAA
- a CDS encoding RbsD/FucU domain-containing protein — MLKTPVIHPTIMEALARSGHFAQVVIADGNLPVGAMTGPNSTTVHLNFRPGLLDALTVLEGLLEVCPFQAAIVMEKPAEANADIHDAYKKLLGDVTWDEMERWAFYDKIKAPETTLIIQTGEQRRFANLILTVGVVKMAEESGF; from the coding sequence ATGTTAAAAACTCCGGTTATACACCCTACAATTATGGAAGCGTTGGCGCGCTCAGGTCACTTTGCTCAAGTAGTCATTGCTGATGGTAATTTACCTGTTGGCGCTATGACAGGCCCAAACTCGACAACAGTACACCTCAACTTCCGTCCTGGATTATTAGATGCCCTTACAGTACTTGAAGGTCTATTAGAAGTTTGCCCTTTTCAAGCTGCTATTGTTATGGAAAAGCCGGCTGAAGCGAATGCAGATATACATGACGCTTATAAAAAATTACTTGGAGACGTGACATGGGATGAAATGGAACGTTGGGCATTTTACGATAAAATTAAAGCACCTGAGACCACTTTAATTATTCAAACGGGCGAGCAACGTCGTTTTGCTAATTTGATTTTAACGGTCGGTGTTGTAAAAATGGCAGAGGAAAGCGGTTTTTAA
- a CDS encoding MFS transporter, which translates to MQDQLKIFKIIHLSLVVGLIVAYFFLGNLSDLSQLKRPTLDNDSMLYVILPVAAFLISNLMFRLLVSKIDNTLSLKEKIVPYQSASIVRYAIIEGTAFLILIIKPDFIIFGILLIVYLALLMPTEQRIKKDLKHLD; encoded by the coding sequence ATGCAAGACCAATTAAAAATATTTAAGATCATCCACTTATCATTAGTAGTAGGTTTAATAGTCGCCTATTTTTTCTTAGGTAATTTATCAGATTTAAGTCAATTAAAACGACCTACATTAGATAATGACAGCATGCTGTATGTAATACTACCGGTCGCTGCTTTTTTAATCAGCAATCTGATGTTTAGACTGTTGGTTTCTAAAATTGACAACACACTTAGTTTAAAAGAGAAAATAGTCCCTTACCAAAGCGCATCGATTGTACGCTATGCTATTATTGAAGGTACTGCTTTTTTGATTTTAATTATAAAGCCTGACTTTATCATTTTTGGAATCCTTCTTATTGTGTATTTAGCACTTTTAATGCCAACGGAGCAACGTATTAAAAAGGATTTAAAGCATTTAGATTAA
- a CDS encoding peptidoglycan DD-metalloendopeptidase family protein, translating into MNSKTRSIILSQLSKQDLNVIDATIPKTDYIAIDLSKANLDLETFDISSSKAWEHYVTNYLNSQNKQVAFGGYLEQRNLYNRSTYFSSQSETEQRNIHLGLDLWCPAETPVLACFEGTIHSFKNNTNFGDYGPAIILEHNINNHSFYTLYGHLSLASLEGLKVGNTVAQGETIAYLGEASVNGDYAPHLHFQIIIDIQNNTGDYPGVCSLNTLEFYKSNTINPELVLGLQS; encoded by the coding sequence ATGAATTCAAAGACACGTTCTATAATCTTAAGTCAGTTATCCAAGCAAGACTTAAACGTCATCGATGCGACTATTCCAAAAACGGATTATATTGCTATTGATTTATCTAAAGCTAATCTAGATTTAGAGACGTTTGATATTTCTTCTTCCAAAGCTTGGGAGCACTACGTTACTAATTATCTTAACAGTCAAAACAAGCAAGTCGCTTTTGGCGGGTATTTAGAACAACGAAACTTATATAACAGAAGTACTTATTTTTCTTCGCAAAGCGAAACAGAACAACGTAACATCCATTTAGGTTTAGATTTATGGTGTCCAGCAGAAACTCCTGTATTGGCTTGTTTTGAGGGGACGATCCATAGTTTTAAAAACAATACTAATTTTGGGGATTATGGTCCAGCTATAATTTTAGAACATAACATCAATAACCATAGCTTTTATACATTGTATGGGCATTTAAGTTTAGCTTCTTTAGAGGGGTTAAAAGTGGGTAATACTGTCGCTCAAGGCGAAACGATAGCGTATTTAGGAGAAGCGTCTGTTAACGGAGATTATGCCCCGCATTTACATTTTCAGATTATAATAGATATACAAAATAATACTGGAGATTATCCAGGAGTGTGTAGTCTAAATACTTTAGAATTTTATAAATCAAACACCATAAATCCTGAGCTTGTTTTAGGGTTGCAATCTTAA
- a CDS encoding RNA polymerase sigma factor: MKVVTLDNIELCKQNNRKAQLQVYQQYCDAMYHVALRFVNHTAEAEDVVQDAFIKAFAKLHQFKGDVTFGAWLKRIVINKSIDYLKSKKQRLVELDEVHLKVIDTDTNDKWLVEDSTTLNDIKQAINNLPEKYKYVVMLYLIEGYDHQEISEILNITAIASRTQLSRGKVKLQDLLKHTHYGERY; the protein is encoded by the coding sequence GTGAAAGTCGTTACTTTAGATAACATTGAGTTGTGTAAACAAAACAACCGAAAAGCCCAATTACAGGTGTATCAGCAATATTGCGATGCTATGTATCATGTCGCTTTGCGGTTTGTAAACCACACAGCCGAAGCAGAAGATGTCGTCCAAGACGCGTTTATTAAAGCGTTTGCTAAACTACATCAATTTAAAGGCGATGTCACTTTTGGGGCTTGGTTAAAACGTATTGTCATTAATAAAAGTATTGATTACTTAAAATCTAAAAAACAACGTTTAGTTGAATTAGATGAGGTGCATCTGAAAGTCATTGATACGGACACAAATGACAAATGGTTAGTAGAAGATAGTACAACTTTAAACGATATTAAGCAAGCCATTAACAATCTTCCGGAAAAATATAAATACGTGGTAATGCTGTATTTAATTGAGGGTTATGATCATCAAGAAATTTCTGAAATCCTAAATATTACAGCAATAGCATCGCGTACACAATTATCCAGAGGAAAAGTAAAATTGCAAGACCTTTTAAAACATACCCATTATGGCGAAAGATATTAG
- a CDS encoding DUF2911 domain-containing protein, with the protein MKKFIYLLIIVAIGVLGYQFFTKTGLFNQPLSPKDTAGIKINDLTVRVVYNRPSKRNRDVFGALVPFDKVWRTGANEATTFETNHDLSVKGVTLPKGKYTLWTVPQADHWKVMFNSKQYDWGVNEKMEPNWDPNFDVVEVEVPAQKLDKTVEQFTVAFDNSTDDLKMTMAWDNVKIEVPLKD; encoded by the coding sequence ATGAAAAAATTTATATATCTATTAATTATAGTCGCTATTGGAGTTTTAGGCTACCAATTTTTTACTAAAACAGGTTTATTTAATCAACCTTTAAGTCCAAAAGATACTGCGGGAATTAAAATAAATGATTTAACTGTCAGAGTAGTCTACAACAGACCCTCAAAACGAAATAGAGACGTGTTTGGCGCTTTAGTCCCTTTTGATAAAGTATGGCGTACAGGAGCAAACGAAGCTACTACTTTTGAAACTAATCATGATTTATCTGTAAAAGGTGTTACATTACCTAAAGGAAAATATACGCTTTGGACGGTACCACAGGCAGACCATTGGAAAGTGATGTTTAATTCTAAACAATATGATTGGGGAGTTAACGAAAAAATGGAACCGAACTGGGATCCTAATTTTGATGTCGTAGAAGTAGAAGTGCCTGCTCAAAAATTAGATAAAACCGTTGAACAATTTACGGTAGCCTTTGATAATTCTACAGACGATTTAAAAATGACGATGGCTTGGGATAATGTAAAAATAGAAGTCCCGCTTAAGGACTAA
- the meaB gene encoding methylmalonyl Co-A mutase-associated GTPase MeaB, translating into MSNKKTALSETEGVSSPEMTNAAAVLKLKAKRRLQRTTKDLVSAILNGNITALSQAITLVESKNPKHTTQANAIIKACLPHANQSTRIGITGVPGVGKSTFIEAFGTYLTTLNKKVAVLAVDPSSSITKGSILGDKTRMEDLVKNNNAFIRPSASGTSLGGVARKTRETIILCEAAGFDMVIIETVGVGQSETAVHSMVDFFLLLKLAGAGDELQGIKRGIIEMADAIAINKADGDNVKRAKLAKVEFNRALHMYPIKDSDWQPKVSLCSALTNEGISDIWNVISDYITLTKQNNYFNTKRTEQNKFWLLQTIEEQLKSVFFNNPDIKIELNKQLALIEANQTTPFAAADYLLGLG; encoded by the coding sequence ATGTCCAATAAAAAAACAGCATTATCAGAAACTGAAGGCGTTTCTTCTCCAGAAATGACCAATGCCGCTGCTGTTTTAAAACTAAAAGCCAAACGTAGATTACAACGGACCACTAAAGATTTAGTCAGCGCGATTTTAAACGGAAACATTACCGCTTTAAGTCAAGCCATTACTTTAGTAGAAAGCAAAAACCCAAAACATACCACCCAAGCTAATGCTATAATTAAAGCTTGCTTACCACATGCCAACCAATCGACTCGAATTGGTATTACTGGTGTGCCTGGTGTTGGAAAAAGCACCTTTATTGAAGCTTTTGGAACCTATCTAACTACTTTAAACAAAAAAGTGGCAGTCTTAGCTGTCGATCCAAGTAGTAGCATAACAAAAGGGAGTATTCTGGGTGACAAAACCAGAATGGAAGATTTGGTTAAAAACAACAATGCGTTTATACGTCCATCCGCTTCTGGAACCTCACTTGGTGGTGTGGCTAGAAAAACAAGAGAAACGATTATCCTTTGTGAAGCTGCTGGTTTTGATATGGTAATTATTGAAACCGTAGGTGTTGGACAAAGTGAAACCGCTGTACATAGTATGGTTGACTTTTTTCTGCTTTTAAAACTAGCAGGTGCCGGAGACGAATTGCAAGGTATTAAACGTGGTATTATTGAAATGGCAGATGCCATAGCCATTAACAAAGCAGATGGAGATAATGTAAAACGTGCTAAATTAGCTAAAGTCGAGTTTAACCGTGCCTTACATATGTATCCAATAAAAGACTCGGATTGGCAACCTAAAGTCAGTTTATGTAGTGCTTTGACTAACGAGGGCATTTCTGATATCTGGAATGTTATTTCGGATTACATCACCCTAACCAAACAAAACAACTACTTTAATACCAAACGTACTGAACAAAATAAATTTTGGTTATTGCAAACCATTGAAGAACAACTTAAAAGTGTCTTTTTTAATAATCCTGACATTAAAATAGAACTAAATAAACAATTAGCGTTGATTGAAGCTAATCAAACCACGCCTTTTGCTGCAGCAGATTATTTGTTGGGATTGGGGTAA